One segment of Nitrospiria bacterium DNA contains the following:
- a CDS encoding carboxypeptidase-like regulatory domain-containing protein: MKGFIVAILTAGAVGLVGTSMVSAYDEAPVPDGGTITGKVTFKGAVPAPKEFDFAKFPNPKFCAQADSDGKGHRLVQQVNVKNGALGDVVVYIEEIDKGKPFKFNGTDVKTNICRFQVQGGPSTLTGVVVKKAEMRILNTDADPTDPKAATGVLHNPHAYEIVGASSSTIFNLPLPEKGQVIKKPMIIRKKESDVKIQCDQHNYMEVYFQPVTNPYYAIDNEDGTFTIDDIPPGTYEVHAYHPILGRQEMKVTVPAKGKATVDFAFAAK, encoded by the coding sequence ATGAAAGGGTTTATCGTTGCGATTCTGACGGCGGGTGCGGTCGGTTTGGTCGGCACCTCGATGGTTTCGGCCTATGACGAGGCTCCGGTTCCCGATGGCGGAACCATTACCGGAAAGGTGACGTTCAAGGGGGCCGTTCCGGCACCCAAGGAGTTCGATTTTGCAAAATTCCCCAATCCCAAGTTCTGTGCACAAGCCGATTCAGACGGGAAAGGCCATCGCCTTGTACAGCAGGTCAATGTCAAGAACGGGGCCTTGGGGGACGTTGTGGTCTACATCGAAGAGATCGATAAAGGCAAACCGTTCAAATTTAATGGAACCGATGTAAAAACAAACATCTGTCGGTTTCAAGTACAAGGCGGCCCTTCCACATTGACGGGCGTGGTAGTGAAAAAGGCTGAAATGCGGATCTTAAATACAGATGCAGACCCGACAGATCCGAAGGCCGCCACCGGCGTGCTGCATAATCCCCATGCCTACGAAATAGTGGGTGCCAGCAGCTCGACCATCTTTAATCTTCCGCTTCCCGAGAAGGGACAGGTCATCAAGAAGCCGATGATCATTCGGAAGAAGGAGAGCGATGTCAAGATACAGTGCGACCAGCACAACTACATGGAAGTTTATTTCCAGCCCGTGACGAACCCGTATTATGCCATTGACAACGAGGATGGAACCTTTACCATTGATGACATCCCGCCGGGCACCTATGAAGTTCATGCTTACCACCCGATCTTAGGGAGGCAGGAAATGAAGGTAACCGTACCGGCCAAGGGAAAAGCGACGGTCGATTTTGCCTTCGCCGCCAAATAA